In Coleofasciculus chthonoplastes PCC 7420, the following proteins share a genomic window:
- a CDS encoding tetratricopeptide repeat protein, with the protein MQYQLKYLGLVWVTALLSVTTPVIPMGSIAPLVAQAQTVEDQKDEAERLFQQGVQEYRRGQYQQALATYQQALEIQQALNDQAGIGQTLNNIGEVYYWLRQYEAALASLQQALSIRLALKDRAGEGETLDNLGITYYGLKDYDKALETLQQALSIRRELQDRSGEGKTLSNIGAVYAFSLQQSTQGLETLQQALAIQEEVGDKFHAAITLRRIGRAYAILEDYSRDLEWSKKALVLSREIGNRAGEGESLLAIGYAYYNLEDYDRYLENFQQALPLIQDAGIRPLESSILLQIGSAYFTQEKYELAVEFYQQALPIAREIKNKSQEVLILMLIGNSYNQEGDYIGALDFYQQGLTLARELDDKVQEYQLLSFIAFSYFRQEKYDLAIEYYQQALAIQQQPLNDRTAQLNTLLQIMRVYYLSVGSAHEQKDYSLALKQSETIIALVPEALNIATELQDSINKQEIRRIESSTYAKIGSIYYDLLDLPKAQEFAEQGLIIARQSENLEAEAFLLSVLAPVYISLGDYAKAIEFYKRDLDIARQLKNQFSETLSLISLASTYNMVEDYEKAIDLLQQALVLTGEINSSELPPTLQDTALDLRNNALGVLILVYINLGDFDKALEYAQQNVSWAQSIAKSDKEAEALIQLANVYTLFRDSAKAVELIQQALSIAKTIKHPQLEAKAWDKLSEIYNQQGDHTLALDAANKVGTIAKALDDPNLERNALGQLRDIYKSQGNYEKSLELAQQLLTLIRQNQLNGFEITALTKLSSNYLWLGNTEKATKYGKEALALAQQRQVPGEEQIALTGLGQIHNYRGEYEQAVELAQRSLDISQRTKNFFVEVATSKVLSEAYAALGHYQNVISVAEPGLALARKLNDRYSEAELLINLGNAYNVIGEHSKGKELIEQGLTIGRELQNPVLEWFGLARLGNVYTSLKDYQNALELYQKSLKIAQDNNSPRAQTLPLTLLGIAYSDLGDYQTSSEYYQQALPILRTLQNRHDESIVLTMIAWNYFAQGETEKTIDFAQQGLVIAQEIKQPFLEIIANVALSIGYAELGDEQKAMESAQAFLTFTRNVQNLTLERGALNLIGSLHRKFGRKQEAIAIYQQALAINTLEEVIGDKSFSYAGLGRVYAELDQPNIAITYYKQAINDFEEIRRINQELPPQLQESALQAIIDFDGLTAADFYRQLADLLLSQGRDQEAHQVLELLKIQEIRDLARGTVSTDDQPDVLLSETEKKVQAESQSLIALGRQINECERMNCTEKGELNDRLTVLIREFNQNLKTIEKEIRSNRATDDLFFDPRKLAKAREIVEAQPHTVLIYPLVLEERLWLIMFSEGGVVHKQEVNIGEEELGETVNQFRRLLENNRSDIAEIKETGKQLYDWLVKPFAAELKQNQVQNLVFALDRVTRYIPMSALSDGENYLIENYTISTVFSADLTNISDRLPVDIQDIPVLAMGVSDAVGGFSSLPYVQTELNAIVRQTTDDELGIYPGKTFLNDTFDYRSLRDNLTGHKILHLATHGVFVPGSADDSFLLLGDGEQLRISDIQTLTQLQDIHLVVLSACETTLAGSRPDGVEIASVAYYFLSNGADAVMASLWKVNDASTSLKMRKFYNNLAQGTEQNPVTKAEALRQAQLALLRGNFSVEDIERAGLLLQSPEGLPASVTTNLSHPYYWAPFILIGNGL; encoded by the coding sequence ATGCAATACCAACTGAAATATCTGGGCTTGGTTTGGGTGACAGCACTCCTGTCAGTGACGACTCCTGTCATACCAATGGGTAGCATTGCGCCACTTGTTGCCCAGGCGCAAACGGTAGAAGATCAAAAAGACGAGGCGGAACGACTCTTCCAACAGGGAGTGCAGGAATACCGCCGAGGGCAATACCAACAGGCGTTGGCAACCTATCAACAAGCGCTAGAAATACAACAAGCCCTCAATGATCAGGCGGGAATCGGACAAACCCTCAATAATATCGGTGAGGTTTATTACTGGTTGCGGCAATATGAAGCCGCTTTAGCCAGCTTACAGCAGGCTCTCTCCATTCGCCTAGCACTCAAAGACCGTGCTGGAGAGGGAGAAACCTTAGATAACTTGGGTATAACCTATTACGGCTTAAAGGACTATGATAAAGCCTTAGAAACCTTGCAGCAAGCGCTTTCTATTCGTCGAGAATTACAGGATCGCAGCGGAGAAGGCAAAACTCTCAGTAATATTGGCGCTGTTTACGCTTTTAGCTTACAACAATCGACCCAAGGCTTAGAAACCTTACAGCAAGCGCTGGCGATACAGGAAGAAGTGGGGGATAAATTTCATGCCGCAATCACCTTGCGAAGAATCGGCAGGGCGTATGCAATCCTGGAAGACTATTCTCGCGATTTGGAGTGGTCAAAGAAAGCGTTAGTTCTTAGCCGTGAGATTGGTAACCGTGCGGGTGAGGGTGAAAGTTTACTGGCGATAGGATACGCTTATTACAATTTAGAAGACTATGACCGCTACTTGGAAAATTTCCAGCAAGCTTTACCCCTAATTCAAGATGCCGGAATTCGTCCATTAGAAAGTAGTATTCTTTTGCAAATAGGATCGGCTTATTTTACCCAAGAAAAATATGAATTAGCAGTGGAATTTTATCAGCAAGCCTTACCTATTGCCAGAGAAATAAAAAATAAGTCGCAAGAAGTTCTTATCCTGATGTTGATCGGCAATAGTTATAACCAGGAAGGTGATTACATCGGTGCGTTAGACTTTTATCAGCAAGGACTAACCCTTGCACGAGAACTCGACGATAAAGTACAAGAATATCAACTTCTATCATTCATAGCCTTTAGTTACTTTAGGCAAGAAAAATATGATCTTGCAATTGAATACTACCAACAAGCATTAGCCATTCAGCAGCAACCTCTCAATGATCGCACAGCACAACTAAACACCCTCCTTCAAATCATGAGAGTGTATTATCTAAGTGTCGGTTCTGCCCATGAACAAAAAGATTATTCTCTTGCTCTTAAACAAAGCGAAACGATCATTGCTTTAGTTCCAGAAGCATTAAATATTGCGACAGAACTACAAGATTCAATAAATAAACAAGAGATCAGGCGGATAGAAAGTAGTACCTATGCAAAAATTGGTTCTATCTACTACGATTTGTTAGATTTGCCAAAAGCCCAAGAGTTTGCCGAACAAGGTCTAATTATTGCGCGACAGTCTGAAAATTTAGAAGCAGAGGCTTTTCTTCTATCGGTTCTTGCTCCCGTGTATATTTCACTGGGAGATTATGCCAAGGCGATTGAATTCTATAAGCGAGATTTAGATATTGCGCGACAACTCAAAAATCAATTTTCAGAAACGCTATCTTTAATTAGTCTTGCTAGTACTTATAATATGGTAGAAGACTATGAGAAGGCGATCGATTTACTTCAGCAAGCATTAGTGCTAACAGGAGAAATCAATAGTTCTGAATTACCCCCTACTTTACAAGACACAGCGTTGGACTTGCGAAACAATGCATTGGGGGTTTTAATCCTGGTTTACATCAATCTTGGAGACTTCGATAAAGCGCTTGAGTATGCTCAGCAAAACGTAAGTTGGGCGCAAAGTATCGCGAAATCGGATAAAGAAGCAGAGGCGCTGATTCAGTTGGCTAATGTATACACTTTGTTCCGAGATTCTGCTAAAGCTGTGGAGTTAATTCAACAAGCTTTATCGATTGCTAAAACAATAAAACATCCTCAGCTAGAGGCAAAAGCCTGGGACAAGTTGAGTGAAATTTACAATCAGCAAGGCGATCATACTTTAGCGCTGGATGCCGCCAATAAAGTAGGGACAATTGCTAAAGCGTTGGACGATCCAAATCTAGAACGGAATGCCTTGGGACAGCTTAGAGATATTTACAAAAGCCAGGGCAACTATGAAAAATCATTAGAGTTAGCGCAGCAACTTTTGACCCTAATTAGGCAGAATCAGTTAAATGGCTTTGAAATCACAGCTTTAACGAAGTTAAGTTCCAATTATCTTTGGCTGGGCAATACAGAGAAAGCAACTAAATATGGGAAAGAAGCTTTAGCATTAGCGCAGCAAAGACAAGTTCCCGGAGAGGAGCAAATAGCTTTAACCGGATTAGGTCAAATCCATAATTACCGGGGAGAATACGAGCAGGCGGTTGAATTGGCGCAAAGGAGTTTAGACATTTCCCAACGGACAAAAAACTTCTTTGTAGAAGTCGCGACTTCAAAGGTTCTTAGTGAAGCTTACGCCGCACTCGGACATTATCAAAATGTCATTAGTGTTGCTGAACCCGGTTTAGCCCTAGCTCGGAAATTGAATGATCGCTATTCTGAAGCCGAATTACTCATTAATTTGGGCAATGCTTACAACGTTATTGGTGAACACAGCAAAGGCAAAGAGTTGATTGAGCAAGGTTTGACAATAGGTCGAGAACTTCAAAATCCAGTTTTAGAGTGGTTTGGGTTAGCAAGGTTGGGTAATGTTTATACGTCGCTCAAGGATTATCAGAACGCTTTGGAGCTGTATCAAAAAAGCTTAAAAATCGCTCAGGACAACAACAGTCCTAGAGCGCAGACATTACCATTAACCCTTTTAGGGATTGCTTATTCAGATTTGGGAGATTACCAGACAAGCAGTGAGTACTATCAGCAAGCACTACCCATTTTGCGGACATTGCAAAATCGTCATGACGAAAGTATCGTTTTGACAATGATCGCCTGGAATTACTTTGCTCAAGGGGAAACTGAAAAAACCATTGATTTCGCTCAACAAGGGTTAGTTATAGCCCAGGAAATTAAACAGCCTTTTCTGGAAATAATTGCTAACGTGGCGCTAAGTATTGGTTATGCTGAGTTAGGGGATGAGCAAAAAGCCATGGAGTCAGCCCAAGCTTTTTTAACATTCACTCGAAATGTCCAAAATCTTACCTTAGAAAGGGGTGCACTGAATCTCATCGGCAGTCTACACCGTAAATTTGGCAGAAAGCAAGAAGCCATCGCTATTTACCAACAGGCATTAGCTATCAATACTCTTGAGGAAGTCATTGGTGATAAATCCTTTAGCTATGCAGGTTTGGGGCGGGTTTATGCAGAGTTAGATCAACCTAATATTGCTATTACCTATTACAAACAAGCGATCAATGACTTTGAAGAAATTCGGCGGATTAATCAAGAACTACCGCCCCAGTTACAAGAGTCTGCTCTACAAGCCATAATTGATTTTGACGGACTGACAGCCGCTGATTTTTATCGCCAATTAGCGGACTTGTTATTATCTCAAGGGCGAGATCAGGAAGCCCATCAGGTATTGGAACTGTTGAAGATACAGGAAATTCGCGATTTAGCCAGAGGTACAGTCTCAACAGATGACCAACCAGATGTACTTCTCAGCGAAACCGAGAAAAAGGTTCAAGCTGAAAGCCAATCCCTCATTGCTTTAGGACGACAAATCAATGAGTGTGAACGGATGAATTGTACTGAAAAAGGCGAGTTAAATGACCGTCTGACTGTTTTGATCCGTGAGTTTAATCAAAACTTGAAAACCATTGAAAAAGAAATTCGCTCCAACCGGGCGACTGATGATCTGTTCTTCGATCCCAGGAAACTCGCTAAAGCTAGGGAAATTGTAGAAGCTCAACCGCATACCGTCTTAATTTACCCTTTGGTGCTAGAGGAAAGACTCTGGTTAATCATGTTCTCAGAAGGGGGAGTTGTCCATAAACAAGAAGTTAATATTGGAGAAGAAGAGTTAGGAGAAACAGTTAACCAATTCCGGAGATTACTTGAAAATAACCGCTCGGATATTGCCGAAATTAAAGAAACGGGAAAACAACTCTACGACTGGTTAGTTAAACCCTTTGCTGCCGAACTGAAGCAAAACCAGGTGCAGAATTTAGTGTTCGCTTTAGATCGGGTAACGCGATATATCCCCATGAGTGCTTTGTCGGATGGGGAAAACTACTTGATTGAGAACTATACCATCTCGACTGTCTTCTCAGCCGATTTAACCAATATAAGCGATCGCCTTCCTGTGGATATTCAAGATATCCCAGTCCTAGCAATGGGTGTATCTGATGCGGTTGGTGGTTTCTCATCCTTACCATACGTCCAAACTGAACTCAATGCCATTGTGCGCCAAACAACCGATGACGAGCTAGGGATTTATCCAGGGAAAACGTTTCTTAATGATACGTTTGACTATCGCAGTTTGCGCGATAATTTGACGGGACACAAGATTTTACATCTAGCGACTCACGGAGTATTTGTTCCGGGTAGTGCGGATGACTCGTTTCTGTTGTTAGGCGATGGTGAACAGCTAAGAATTTCCGACATTCAAACGTTAACTCAGTTACAAGACATTCATCTCGTCGTACTTTCTGCTTGCGAAACAACCTTAGCGGGTTCGCGCCCAGACGGTGTAGAGATTGCTAGTGTTGCTTACTATTTCCTCAGTAATGGAGCCGATGCGGTGATGGCTTCTCTGTGGAAAGTGAATGATGCTAGCACTAGCTTAAAGATGCGAAAATTTTACAACAATCTTGCTCAAGGAACGGAACAAAACCCTGTCACTAAAGCCGAAGCCTTGCGACAAGCACAACTGGCTTTATTGAGGGGAAACTTTTCCGTTGAAGATATAGAACGAGCGGGACTTTTGTTACAAAGTCCTGAAGGCTTACCCGCCAGCGTGACGACGAATCTGAGCCATCCCTATTATTGGGCGCCCTTTATCCTTATTGGCAATGGACTTTAA